From one Planktothrix sp. FACHB-1365 genomic stretch:
- a CDS encoding Hsp70 family protein, whose product MTIAIDFGTSNTVISRWNPATQQAETLKLPNLSLISSQNPPLIPSLVYLKDARQGDCLFGQQVRDGGYDISNDSRFFRNFKRGIGSNIQGFLPEIDGQIISFERVGELFLTGIVNTIRQIPMATDSLVFTVPVDSFESYRYWLGKVSQSLEVEQVQLLDEPTAAALGYGLADQELLLVIDLGGGTLDLSLVRLDGNSHQKPLGFILKWGQKSFAESSGQRVKTARVLAKAGQNLGGSDIDNWLVDYFTQTQGLPKTALTTRLAERLKIQLSLQTQATEVYFDDETLDSYELTLTRNQFETILSKAQFFETLDDSIGKVFQQARRQGIEVADINGVLLVGGSAQIPAVQTWIQQYFEFSKIRCEKPFEAISHGALQLSQGTKIEDFLYHSYGVRYWNRRDNCHNWHPIIKSGQPYPMTTPVELVLGASLENQPSIELILGELGDETGGTEVYFDGDRLITRRLDQGQIVQPLNDNPGGRTIAQLTPPGSPGSDRIKVLFQVDDQRFLRITVEDLLTNRMLLDNQVVVQLS is encoded by the coding sequence ATGACCATTGCTATTGATTTTGGAACCAGTAATACCGTGATCTCCCGTTGGAACCCCGCCACACAACAAGCGGAAACTTTAAAATTACCGAATTTATCCTTAATTTCTAGTCAAAATCCCCCCCTAATTCCCAGTTTAGTTTATTTAAAAGATGCCCGTCAAGGAGACTGTTTATTCGGTCAACAAGTGCGGGATGGGGGATATGATATTAGCAATGATTCTCGCTTTTTTAGGAATTTTAAACGGGGAATTGGTAGCAATATTCAAGGATTTTTACCTGAAATTGATGGTCAAATTATTAGTTTTGAACGAGTTGGAGAATTATTTTTAACGGGAATTGTTAATACAATTCGTCAAATTCCGATGGCGACTGATTCTTTAGTCTTTACCGTTCCCGTTGATAGTTTTGAATCCTATCGATATTGGTTAGGAAAAGTCTCTCAATCTTTGGAGGTGGAACAGGTACAACTCTTAGATGAACCGACAGCAGCAGCGCTAGGATATGGATTAGCAGATCAAGAGCTTTTATTAGTGATTGATTTAGGCGGAGGAACCTTAGATCTTTCCTTAGTTCGGTTAGATGGAAATAGCCATCAAAAACCCTTGGGATTTATTTTAAAATGGGGTCAAAAATCCTTTGCAGAATCATCAGGACAACGGGTAAAAACAGCTAGGGTTTTAGCCAAAGCAGGACAAAATTTAGGAGGTTCGGATATCGATAATTGGTTAGTAGATTATTTTACCCAAACCCAAGGTTTACCCAAAACTGCGTTAACTACTCGTTTAGCAGAACGCTTAAAAATACAATTGTCTTTACAAACCCAAGCAACGGAAGTGTATTTTGATGATGAAACCTTAGATAGCTATGAATTAACCTTAACGAGAAATCAGTTTGAAACGATTCTGAGCAAAGCTCAATTTTTTGAAACTTTAGATGATTCGATTGGAAAAGTATTTCAACAAGCTCGTCGCCAAGGAATCGAAGTTGCGGATATTAATGGGGTTTTACTCGTGGGAGGAAGTGCTCAAATTCCGGCGGTACAAACTTGGATTCAACAATATTTTGAATTCAGTAAAATTCGCTGTGAAAAACCCTTTGAGGCTATTTCTCACGGTGCTTTACAACTAAGTCAAGGCACCAAAATCGAAGATTTTTTATATCATAGTTATGGGGTGCGCTATTGGAACCGTCGAGATAATTGCCACAATTGGCATCCAATTATCAAATCAGGTCAACCTTACCCGATGACAACTCCTGTAGAATTAGTCTTGGGTGCATCTTTAGAAAATCAACCAAGTATCGAATTAATTTTAGGGGAATTGGGAGATGAAACGGGGGGAACCGAGGTTTATTTTGATGGCGATCGCTTAATTACTCGTCGTTTAGATCAGGGTCAAATTGTACAACCCTTAAATGATAACCCAGGAGGTCGAACCATTGCTCAATTAACTCCCCCAGGAAGCCCTGGAAGCGATCGGATTAAAGTTTTATTTCAAGTGGATGACCAACGATTTTTACGCATAACCGTCGAAGATTTATTAACAAATAGAATGCTATTAGACAATCAAGTTGTTGTACAGTTAAGTTAA
- a CDS encoding MlaD family protein → MRSRAVREGSVGLLILLGLGLLGAVILWLKNISLGTRSYTLIAEFPDASALQIGTPVRYRGVKIGRVTRLEANLNSVDAILEITPSSFIIPRNIIIQSNQIGLLNEGYVDIIPKGNTAQKIADADPLSPDCPDTILCNNTRIPAETGIDIMKLISSLYQFAEIYGNPQLYVNLNTTAKTTATAAQEATKLTGKLSDFLVVAQSEMKDLNESVDTGIGGLNQSVNQGVTSFTSEISNLSTRVQQDTQEVSKAAVESANSVGRAADQITSLSNQFNGLLANNRVTLISTLENINQTTKELSVLVTTLTPIMSQLEQAKIVENLEATSANAEAASANLRILSKAVSDPENLMLIQETLNSTRNTLQTLQKISEDVNQLTGDEQLQNNLKNLINGLSRLFGSTQRLERQKSMSEQLEPLAEAVEKTQVTLSTINQASTVNTETPQPNKTIDKLMDSATTYSVDQNQKFISQPSYPLETSSPSILNPNH, encoded by the coding sequence ATGCGATCGCGCGCCGTTCGAGAAGGTTCCGTTGGTTTGTTAATTCTGTTAGGATTAGGTTTGCTGGGAGCCGTAATTTTATGGCTCAAAAATATTAGTTTAGGAACTCGCAGCTATACTTTAATTGCAGAATTTCCTGATGCGTCTGCATTACAAATCGGAACTCCCGTGCGATATCGAGGAGTTAAAATTGGTCGAGTCACCCGACTGGAAGCCAACTTAAATTCTGTCGATGCTATCTTAGAAATTACACCGAGTAGTTTTATTATTCCTCGTAATATCATCATTCAATCTAACCAAATTGGTTTATTAAATGAAGGATATGTAGATATTATTCCCAAAGGAAATACCGCTCAAAAAATCGCCGATGCAGATCCCTTAAGTCCCGATTGTCCTGATACAATTCTGTGTAATAATACTCGCATTCCTGCGGAAACAGGCATTGATATTATGAAACTGATTTCCAGTTTATATCAGTTTGCAGAAATCTATGGAAATCCTCAGTTATATGTTAATTTGAATACAACCGCAAAAACCACCGCAACGGCTGCACAGGAAGCGACAAAATTGACAGGAAAACTATCGGATTTTTTGGTAGTAGCACAATCTGAAATGAAAGACTTAAATGAGTCAGTTGATACAGGAATTGGCGGTTTAAATCAATCGGTTAATCAAGGTGTTACCTCTTTTACCTCAGAAATTAGTAATCTTTCGACCCGTGTTCAACAAGATACCCAAGAAGTGTCTAAAGCTGCTGTTGAGTCTGCAAACTCAGTCGGTCGTGCTGCGGATCAAATTACATCTCTGAGTAATCAATTTAATGGGTTATTAGCTAATAATCGTGTTACGTTAATTTCTACTTTAGAAAATATTAATCAAACCACAAAAGAATTAAGTGTTTTAGTAACAACCCTCACTCCGATTATGAGTCAGTTAGAACAAGCCAAAATTGTTGAAAATTTAGAAGCCACCTCAGCTAATGCAGAAGCCGCTTCAGCTAACTTAAGAATTCTCTCAAAAGCCGTCAGTGATCCTGAAAACTTAATGCTAATTCAAGAAACTTTAAATTCTACCCGCAATACATTACAAACCCTGCAAAAAATTAGTGAAGATGTGAATCAATTAACCGGGGATGAACAGTTGCAAAATAACCTCAAAAATTTAATTAATGGTTTGAGTCGATTGTTTGGTTCAACTCAACGCTTAGAACGTCAAAAATCCATGTCTGAACAATTAGAACCCTTAGCAGAAGCAGTGGAAAAAACTCAAGTTACACTCTCCACAATCAATCAAGCTTCAACTGTTAACACCGAAACACCACAACCCAATAAAACTATAGACAAATTGATGGATTCTGCTACAACTTATTCTGTTGATCAAAATCAAAAATTTATTTCTCAACCTTCCTATCCCCTAGAAACAAGTTCTCCCTCTATCTTAAATCCCAATCATTAG
- the dtd gene encoding D-aminoacyl-tRNA deacylase, with the protein MRVIIQRVNHSQVTVDGEIIGKIGRGLNLLVGIAETDTEIELNWMARKCLELRLFPDPETNTGKWEKSVQEIGGELLVVSQFTLYGDCRKGRRPSFDRSAPPEKAEKLYELFVEKLRLSGLNVKTGKFGALMQVLIENDGPVTLTLEKEANP; encoded by the coding sequence ATGCGGGTAATTATTCAGCGAGTTAATCATTCTCAAGTTACTGTTGATGGGGAAATTATAGGTAAAATTGGAAGAGGACTCAACCTATTAGTCGGAATTGCAGAGACAGATACCGAAATTGAACTAAACTGGATGGCGCGAAAATGTTTAGAATTAAGATTATTTCCTGACCCGGAAACCAATACGGGAAAATGGGAAAAATCTGTTCAAGAAATCGGAGGTGAATTATTAGTTGTAAGTCAATTTACCCTTTATGGAGATTGTCGAAAAGGTCGGCGTCCATCTTTTGACCGTTCCGCGCCTCCAGAAAAAGCTGAAAAACTTTATGAACTGTTTGTAGAAAAATTGCGTTTGAGTGGGTTAAACGTCAAAACTGGCAAATTTGGAGCTTTAATGCAAGTGTTAATTGAAAATGATGGCCCTGTTACGTTAACCTTAGAAAAAGAAGCAAACCCTTAA